In Lineus longissimus chromosome 7, tnLinLong1.2, whole genome shotgun sequence, a genomic segment contains:
- the LOC135490609 gene encoding uncharacterized protein LOC135490609, whose product MSGEAYMCAGPAQAGEQEDDREVQELLTGVERSRDDGDGGETVSDESASDGGGGGVDIKRVTSIPRCASKWEALDAERLKIFYVQIEQSPYLYGPDQNGFYEYDYKRLLRDILHTPINPTRLTVSTRRRCSASKAMANKMADSWWDVFHKDHVDFLDTVLENIQVDVSHEESLELLEFFSKKSRKAAFVTAAGAGLGLGLQQTKQHSTCSSSSSQESTISSESGAESGDDDIKGASAYPRTRRPSPDPRHQRSRSSSSRPSTISSRLWNLASDIRSMKENIRLTIKSSLKNFEIMAGNNIYAREKTFREINLMKETLRFLDILQKMFTKYVNEEPTDEICFVNIFRSFAQMFLVEFCPVSKRVGEIFGTKVSSCPDLCYEVQKGPRSSSAVITTIAEVKQSASPLGDSSSCDLRSGNQEEKKKIDDIDLPFNLRGQHAAELLLELPFSALQPCDGEEVILGITVQCTRVRLTCLKMETNLRKLLEKGHEQDLPGVKSAEIHYTRGYDILKKEDRKHLGYILLLLAYLEDAYVFD is encoded by the exons ATGAGTGGCGAAGCATACATGTGTGCCGGCCCAGCACAGGCAGGTGAGCAGGAGGACGATCGGGAGGTGCAAGAATTGTTAACGGGAGTCGAGCGTTCTCGGGATGATGGCGACGGCGGCGAGACTGTGTCTGATGAGAGTGCtagtgatggtggtggtggtggtgttgataTAAAGCGTGTCACGTCTATTCCCCGATGTGCATCGAAATGGGAAGCCCTTGATGCTGAGcgattgaaaatattttacgTTCAAATCGAACAATCACCATACTTGTATGGGCCTGATCAAAACGGCTTTTACGAGTATGATTACAAACGCCTCCTACGAGATATTTTGCATACACCTATTAACCCGACAAGGTTAACGGTTTCTACGCGGCGCAGATGTAGTGCATCGAAGGCCATGGCAAACAAAATGGCAGATTCATGGTGGGATGTTTTTCACAAAGATCATGTTGACTTCCTTGATACGGTTCTTGAAAACATTCAGGTCGATGTCAGCCACGAAGAATCCCTCGAGTTgttggaatttttttcaaaaaaatcaagaaaagcAGCATTTGTCACAGCCGCAGGggcaggcctaggcctaggcctacagcaGACGAAACagcatagtacatgtagtagcagCTCTAGCCAAGAATCAACCATTTCCTCTGAGTCTGGGGCCGAGTCTGGTGATGATGATATAAAGGGGGCTTCGGCCTACCCTAGGACTAGGCGGCCTAGCCCTGATCCTCGTCATCAAAGGTCCCGATCCTCCTCCTCAAGGCCAAGCACGATCTCCTCTCGCCTTTGGAATTTGGCCTCGGATATTCGTTCAATGAAGGAAAACATCAGATTGACCATCAAAAGCTCATTAAAAAATTTTGAGATAATGGCAGGAAATAATATTTATGCCAGGGAGAAGACATTTCGAGAGATAAATTT GATGAAGGAAACATTGCGATTCTTGGATATTCTGCAGAAGATGTTCACTAAATATGTAAATGAAGAGCCAACTGATGAAATCTGTTTTGTGAACATATTCCGAAGTTTTGCGCAAATGTTCTTGGTTGAATTCTG CCCAGTTTCAAAACGGGTCGGTGAAATATTTGGAACGAAGGTGTCGTCGTGTCCTGATCTTTGCTATGAAGTGCAGAAAGGTCCAAGAAGTAGCTCTGCAGTTATTACTACAATTGCTGAG GTTAAACAAAGTGCTAGTCCATTGGGCGACTCATCCAGTTGTGATCTACGTTCTGGAAATCaagaagagaagaaaaagaTAGATGATATTGATCTGCCGTTCAACCTTCGTGGACAGCATGCTGCTGAGCTTCTCCTTGAGCTTCCCTTCTCTGCTTTACAGCCCTGTGATGGCGAGGAAGTCATTCTAGGAATCACTGTGCAGTGCACTAGG GTACGTCTAACATGCCTAAAAATGGAAACGAATCTACGGAAATTACTAGAAAAAGGCCATGAACAAGACCTGCCTGGTGTTAAATCAGCTGAAATCCATTACACTCGAGGTTATGACATTCTGAAGAAGGAGGATCGAAAACATCTCGGCTACATCTTACTTCTCCTTGCATACTTAGAGGATGCATATGTATTTGATTGA